Genomic window (Candidatus Effluviviaceae Genus I sp.):
ATCCCCCGCGTGGGGCGGCCCTCGATCGCGACGATCCTGTCCCCCGACTGGATCCCGAGATCGTACGCGGGCGTGCCCTCGATCGGGCTCACGACGGTCAGGACGCCGTCCCTCACGGTGATCTGGATGCCGAGCCCTCCGAACTCCCCTTCGGTCGTGACCTGGAAGTCCCCGAAGGCCTCCTCGTCGAGGAACATGGAGTACGGATCGAGCGACGCGAGCATGCCGCGGATCGCGCCGTACATGAGCTCCTTGGCATCGACCTCCTCAACGTAGGCGCCCTCGACCTTCGCGAGGGCGTCGTTGAAGAGATCGAGGTACGTGTAGATGTCGTTGGCGGCCCCGACACGCTCGACCGCCCATCCCCCCAACACCATCCCGACCACAAGCGCCGTGATGATGGGGCCCCATCGCCTGAGACGCGCTGTCATGTCGCTGCCCTCGTCAAAGCCCGCGGCGTTCCAGAAGCTCGTCGATGCGCTGCGCCACCAGACGGGCGATCGCATCCGGGTCTTGCCCCGCGTCGATGACCACGAAGCGCGCGGGTTCGCGCTTCGCGGCCTCGAGATAGGCCGCCCTCACCCTCCGATGGAAGTCCAGCGCCTCGCTCTCGATCCTGTCCCGACCCTGCCGTCCGCCCCCCGTCGAGAACCTGGCCAGTCCCGACGCAGGGTCGAGGTCGAGCAGAAACGTGACGTCCGGTTGGACGCCCCCGGTCGCCATTCTGTTGAGCGGGTCGACGGTCTCCCAGCCGAGGCCTCTGCCGCCTCCCTGGTAGGCCACGCTCGCGTCCGCATACCGGTCCGAGATGACGACGGCGCCCCGCTCAAGGCCCGGCCGCACGACCTGGCTCACGTGCTCCGCCCTGGACGCAAGATAGAGGAGGAGCTCGGTGAGCGGGAGCATCCCGGCCTGGGCGTGGTCGAGGAGGATGCGGCGGAGCTCTTCTCCGAGCGGCGAGCCGCCCGGCTCGCGGCTCACGACGACGGGCGTCCCGCGACGCCTGAGATGCGCCTCGAGCGCTCGCGCCTGGGTTGACTTGCCGGAACCCTCGACGCCCTCGAACGTCACGAAGAGCCCGGCGCGACCGAGCTTCGGCATGCGGACTCCGTGGGGGGTGCTCGCCGCATCGGTGAGGGAGCGGGACGCCACCCGCCGACGCGGGACCGTTGCCCCCGTCCGTGTCCCTAGGGCTTCGCCGCCGCGGCGCCGGCAGGCTTCGTGCCCTGCCCCGCCTTCGCGGACCCGGCCGGGGCGGCGTCCTTCGCGTGCCGCACGATGAACTCCTCGGTGGCGCGGCGCGCCTCGTCGTCGGTGTACTGGACCGGCGGGGACTTGAAGAAGTAGGACGACGGCGCCTCGACGGCGCCGGAGAGGCCGTTGTCCAGCGCGAGCTTCATGCAACGGACGGCGTCGATCATGACGCCGGCCGAGTTCGGCGAGTCCCACACCTCGAGCTTGAGCTCGACGTTCAGAGGAACGTCCCCGAAGGTCCGCCCCTCCATCCTCACGTACGCCCACTTCCTGTCGGTGAGCCAGGCGACGTAGTCCGACGGCCCGATGTGCACGTTGTCGTGGCCGATGTCGTAGTCGAGCTGCGACGTGACGGCGTTCGTCTTCGAGATCTTCTTGGACTCGAGGCGCGAGCGCTCGAGCATGTTCAGGAAGTCGGTGTTGCCGCCGACGTTGAGCTGGCTCGTGCGCTCGAGCCGGACGCCGCGGTCGCGGAAGAGCCGCGTGAGTACGCGGTGCACGATGGTCGCGCCGACCTGCGACTTGACGTCATCGCCCATGACCGGCAGGCCCTTCCGCTCGAAGCGCTGCTGCCAGTAGCGCTCGCGCGCGATGAACACCGGGATCCCGTTGACGAACCCGCAGCCCGCCTCGAGGATCTGCTCGACGTACCACTTCGTCGCCTCCTCGCTCCCCACGGGGAGGAAGTTGACGACGACGTCGGTCTTCGTGTCCTTGAGGAGCCCGACGATGTCCTCGGTCGGCCCGGGGGCCTTCTCGATGATCTCGGAGAGGTACTTCCCGAGGCCGTCGTGCGTCATGCCCCTCGCCACGCGGACCCCCTGGTGCGGCACGTCGCTGAACTTGAGCGTGTTGTTCGGCTTCGTGAAGACCGCCTGCGACAGGTCCTTGCCCACCTTGTTCCTGTCGATGTCGATCGCCGCCGAGAACTCGATGTCGCCCACGTGGTAGCCGCCGAGGACCGTGTGCATGAGCCCCGGGATGAACTGGTCGGGCTGAGCGTTCCGGTAGTACTCGACACCCTGGACGAGCGACGAGGCGCAGTTGCCGACCCCGATGATGCACACCCTGACCTTCTTGCCCATGACGAACACCCCCAGAGGCGCTCCGGTGAGCGCTAGGACCCGAGCTTACGAAGGACGTGACCGAGCCGATGGATGGCCGTCGCGTGCGACAGCACCGCGAGCAGCCACGCGGCCCAGCGGAAGCGCGCGGGGCCGAGGAACGCGCCGACGATCAACAAGACCATGCGCTCGGGGCGTTCGGCGATCCCGACGTCGCACGTCGCGCCCACGGCCTCCGCCCTCGCCTTCGCGTAGCTCACCAGAATGGAGCCGGAGACCGCGAGGAAGAGAGCCACGGCGGCGGACGCGTCCGGACCCGCGGGCCGCAGGAGGTAGTAGAGGAAGGCCCCGGCCAGCGCGACGACCTCCGAGTACCGGTCGAGCGTCGAGTCCAGGAACGCCCCCGACGCCGAGGCCCGTCCGCCTGCCCGCGCCGTCGCCCCGTCCACCATGTCGCAGACGCCCGCGAGGACGAGGAACCCGCCCGCGGTCCCGAACCGGCCGGCCCAGAAGGCCCACCCGGCCCCCGCCGACAGCGCGAGCCCGGCAACGGTGATGGCGTCCGGGGGTATCTTGAGCCTGACCGCGAGCGACGCGACGGGGTCAAGGACCTTCCGGATCCGGCTCTTCAGCCCGCCAGCGCCCATGCGCACGCGCCCCGCACGCGATCGCCCTCACCTCTCCCCGGTATCCGACCGTCGGACCGCGCAGTCTAGCATCGCGGAAGAGAGGTGTCAACCTCCGAGGTCTGGAGCGTCGGCCTGGGCGCCGCCCCGCGCGCCCTCGCCGCCGCCGACGACGACCACGATCTCGCCCCGCCAGGCGGCGTCGGCCGCGACCCCGGCGAGCTCGCCCAGCGAGCCGCGGACGACCTCTTCGTGGACCTTCGTGAGCTCGCGCGCGACGGCGGCCGGGCGGTCGCCGAGGACATCGCGCATGGCGGCGAGCGTCGCCGCGATCCTGTGAGGCGCCTCGTAGAAGACGAGCGTGCACGGAAGCGCGGCGACCTCCGCGAGCTTCCTCGCCCGCGCGCCGGGCTTCCTCGGGAGGAACCCGCCGAAGTAGAAGGGCATGGGCGGGAGCCCGGCCACCGAGAGCGCGGCCGCCAGCGCGGTCGCGCCGGGCACGGGCACGACGTCGAACCCCTCGCGGGCGCAGAGGCTCACGACGCGGTAGCCCGGATCGGCGAAAAGCGGGGTCCCCGCGTCGGTGACGAGTGCCACGTCGT
Coding sequences:
- a CDS encoding dTMP kinase, with the translated sequence MPKLGRAGLFVTFEGVEGSGKSTQARALEAHLRRRGTPVVVSREPGGSPLGEELRRILLDHAQAGMLPLTELLLYLASRAEHVSQVVRPGLERGAVVISDRYADASVAYQGGGRGLGWETVDPLNRMATGGVQPDVTFLLDLDPASGLARFSTGGGRQGRDRIESEALDFHRRVRAAYLEAAKREPARFVVIDAGQDPDAIARLVAQRIDELLERRGL
- a CDS encoding inositol-3-phosphate synthase, with translation MGKKVRVCIIGVGNCASSLVQGVEYYRNAQPDQFIPGLMHTVLGGYHVGDIEFSAAIDIDRNKVGKDLSQAVFTKPNNTLKFSDVPHQGVRVARGMTHDGLGKYLSEIIEKAPGPTEDIVGLLKDTKTDVVVNFLPVGSEEATKWYVEQILEAGCGFVNGIPVFIARERYWQQRFERKGLPVMGDDVKSQVGATIVHRVLTRLFRDRGVRLERTSQLNVGGNTDFLNMLERSRLESKKISKTNAVTSQLDYDIGHDNVHIGPSDYVAWLTDRKWAYVRMEGRTFGDVPLNVELKLEVWDSPNSAGVMIDAVRCMKLALDNGLSGAVEAPSSYFFKSPPVQYTDDEARRATEEFIVRHAKDAAPAGSAKAGQGTKPAGAAAAKP
- a CDS encoding CDP-alcohol phosphatidyltransferase family protein, which produces MGAGGLKSRIRKVLDPVASLAVRLKIPPDAITVAGLALSAGAGWAFWAGRFGTAGGFLVLAGVCDMVDGATARAGGRASASGAFLDSTLDRYSEVVALAGAFLYYLLRPAGPDASAAVALFLAVSGSILVSYAKARAEAVGATCDVGIAERPERMVLLIVGAFLGPARFRWAAWLLAVLSHATAIHRLGHVLRKLGS
- the rsmI gene encoding 16S rRNA (cytidine(1402)-2'-O)-methyltransferase, producing the protein MTANARRGRLHVVATPIGNLGDMTLRGIEVLKAVAAVATEDTRHTRKLLSHYGIRTPVLSYHEHNEERAAAAVLARLERGDDVALVTDAGTPLFADPGYRVVSLCAREGFDVVPVPGATALAAALSVAGLPPMPFYFGGFLPRKPGARARKLAEVAALPCTLVFYEAPHRIAATLAAMRDVLGDRPAAVARELTKVHEEVVRGSLGELAGVAADAAWRGEIVVVVGGGEGARGGAQADAPDLGG